A stretch of the Fusarium musae strain F31 chromosome 2, whole genome shotgun sequence genome encodes the following:
- the FCK3 gene encoding putative glycosyl transferase fck3 (EggNog:ENOG41) — protein sequence MHFAIPPEYQSELEATEPVDLRSDEEILSSLEQYRPVTSEKNIWAFWDSGLRTMPSWCQRNVIGWVRICGPDWTIRVLDMKPNSPNHVLKFIDREMLPEAFLSGTMDGQHAGQHAADCIRGPLLFRYGGVSMDVGCLLIRHIDRICWDLLADPDSPYEIAVPVLYGQTIANHFVAARKNNVFMEKWHQLFMHLWNGRTHQQGISDNPLLGFIKDIRYDDATDFHWDWKVPVTQFLEYIAQVLCWQRLCLIRDTGDGFKSSEYWQRNILCIDALHEVWGGEKTLGFDGIGPRMYNLLTIRLDADPDATDYKDVSKLVWRLLSKSSFQKVTRAKNLTHTPHLGTLWDQNEGQDCVPGTFGELLRYGAVHFRQKRENIERKEACEPRTLIEKGLLEA from the exons ATGCATTTCGCTATACCTCCCGAGTATCAATCAGAACTTGAGGCAACTGAACCAGTTGACCTCAGATCCGATGAAGAGATTCTTTCCTCACTAGAGCAGTACAGGCCTGTAACTTCTGAGAAGAACATCTGGGCTTTTTGGGATTCAGGTTTACGGACTATGCCCTCCTGGTGCCAGCGAAATGTCATCGGTTGGGTGCGTATTTGTGGGCCTGATTGGACCATTCGAGTGCTCGATATGAAACCCAATTCTCCAAATCACGTCCTCAAGTTCATTGACAGGGAGATGCTGCCTGAGGCGTTCTTGAGCGGAACCATGGATGGCCAACATGCCGGGCAACATGCTGCTGATTGCATCCGGGGTCCGCTTCTCTTCCGGTACGGGGGTGTGAGTATGGACGTCGGGTGTCTTCTTATTAGACACATCGATCGCATTTGCTGGGATTTGCTTGCGGATCCAGATTCGCCGTACGAGATCGCCGTACCGGTTTTGTATGGCCAGACGATTGCGAATCACTTCGTTGCCGCTCGGAAGAACAACGTCTTCATGGAGAAATG GCACCAGCTCTTCATGCACTTGTGGAATGGTCGAACCCACCAGCAGGGTATCAGCGACAATCCCTTGCTGGGATTCATCAAAGATATACGCTACGATGACGCCACGGACTTTCACTGGGACTGGAAAGTACCGGTAACTCAGTTTCTAGAGTACATTGCCCAGGTTCTATGCTGGCAACGTTTGTGCTTGATTCGTGACACgggcgatggcttcaaaaGTTCTGAATACTGGCAGCGTAACATTCTCTGCATCGACGCGCTCCACGAGGTCTGGGGCGGCGAGAAAACCTTGGGCTTCGATGGCATTGGCCCTCGGATGTACAATCTCTTGACTATTCGTCTTGATGCTGATCCGGATGCGACAGATTACAAGGATGTGTCCAAGCTTGTATGGCGATTATTGAGCAAATCAAGCTTTCAGAAGGTGACACGGGCGAAGAATCTGACGCATACACCACATCTCGGAACGTTGTGGGATCAGAACGAGGGGCAGGATTGTGTGCCGGGAACATTTGGGGAGCTACTACGGTACGGAGCGGTACACTTCCGCCAGAAGCGTGAGAACATTGAGCGCAAGGAGGCTTGTGAGCCGAGAACTCTCATAGAGAAAGGGCTCTTGGAGGCATAG
- the FCK2 gene encoding Cytochrome P450 monooxygenase fck2 yields the protein MAALHAHPYPAYYCLSFVLGVLAHLFVFRRGEWNLYVFTILQAFAVLESILVYIVARAVEGGDSPVWKVTAISSCFTLSVLMGLSISMLIYRGWFHRLSRFPGPFCAKLSNLYITFHAFKEFRLFEEVQQLHRKYGDIVRVGPTELSIIDPRALQALHSNSSLCTKGPWYSIEHPIKALQMTRDKEEHAYRRKAWDMAFSSKALREYEARVAGYTTQLVEQIEASQGTPIDASLWFNFYSFDVMGNLAFGRSFDMLKNGTAHPFMELVHSNMLMAGSLSHLPWIFPLLKRIPVLNWKNLEFQGWLKRQVDWRQKNKPDLPDVFSWILSDYDALNKPTAQDTINLHGDAQLIAVAGSDTTAASLACLFFELAANPEACLHLQRELDQYYADHGKPDHSSLSKLRYLQACINESMRLYPAIPSGLQRMTPPEGLDVGSTHLPGDTVVTIPTYTFNRDERLFTHADKFIPERWTTKKELTKDPSLFVPFSIGQYSCVGKQLGLMEIRFVASQILLKFNVELAHQDVARDFVAGLRDGFTLAMSSLHLVFTRRTT from the exons ATGGCTGCCCTACACGCTCACCCCTATCCGGCTTATTATTGCCTGTCTTTCGTCCTCGGTGTTTTGGCTCATCTGTTCGTTTTCCGCCGAGGCGAATGGAACCTCTACGTTTTCACCATCTTGCAAGCTTTTGCTGTCCTCGAAAGCATTTTGGTCTACATTGTTGCTCGAGCAGTCGAAGGTGGAGATTCCCCTGTATGGAAAGTCACTGCCATATCGTCTTGTTTCACACTATCAGTCTTGATGGGACTGTCAATTAGCATGCTCATCTACCGCGGCTGGTTTCACCGATTGAGTCGATTTCCAGGCCCCTTTTGTGCCAAGCTGTCCAACTTGTACATTACATTTCATGCCTTCAAAGAATTTCGTCTTTTTGAGGAGGTGCAGCAGTTGCATAGAAAATATGGGGATATTGTTCGGGTTG GACCTACCGAACTATCTATCATAGATCCACGTGCTTTGCAAGCTCTCCATTCGAACAGCTCCCTTTGTACTAAAGGCCCTTGGTACAGCATCGAGCACCCTATCAAAGCTTTACAGATGACCAGAGATAAGGAGGAGCATGCCTATCGACGTAAGGCATGGGACATGGCTTTCAGCTCCAAGG CACTTCGAGAGTATGAAGCACGAGTGGCTGGGTACACTACCCAACTAGTTGAGCAGATAGAGGCATCCCAGGGTACACCGATTGACGCATCTTTATGgtttaacttttatagctttgaTGTTATGGGTAACTTGGCCTTTGGAAGAAGTTTCGATATGCTCAAGAACGGAACAGCACACCCATTTATGGAACTGGTCCATTCCAACATGCTAATGGCTGGTTCGCTGAGTCACCTGCCCTGGATCTTTCCACTTCTTAAACGCATTCCGGTATTAAATTGGAAGAACCTTGAGTTTCAAGGATGGCTCAAGCGGCAGGTCGACTGGAGACAGAAG AACAAGCCGGATTTACCAGATGTATTTTCATGGATACTCTCTGACTACGACGCTCTCAACAAGCCGACTGCTCAAGATACCATCAACTTACACGGAGACGCTCAGCTTATCGCTGTAGCGGGCAG TGATACTACGGCGGCATCACTTGCCTGTCTTTTCTTCGAGCTGGCGGCTAACCCGGAAGCTTGCCTTCATCTCCAGAGAGAACTCGATCAATATTACGCAGATCACGGCAAACCAGACCATTCAAGTCTGTCAAAGCTCAGATATCTGCAAGCTTGTATCAACGAATCTATGCGCCTCTACCCGGCTATCCCGTCAGGCTTGCAGCGAATGACTCCGCCTGAGGGTTTGGATGTTGGCAGCACGCATCTTCCAGGGGATACTGTAGTAACAATTCCAACCTACACATTTAATCGAG ATGAGAGACTCTTCACGCATGCTGACAAGTTTATCCCGGAACGTTGGACAACAAAGAAGGAACTCACGAAAGACCCTTCACTTTTTGTTCCATTCTCAATTG GACAATACTCTTGTGTTGGAAAGCAGCTTGGTTTGATGGAAATTCGATTTGTAGCCAGTCAGATATTGCTGAAGTTCAATGTTGAACTGGCACACCAAGATGTTGCTAGAGACTTCGTTGCTGGTCTACGGGACGGCTTTACCTTGGCTATGTCGAGCCTCCACTTAGTCTTCACCCGAAGGACTACCTAG
- the FCK1 gene encoding Bifunctional cytokinin biosynthesis protein (EggNog:ENOG41), with the protein MSLTVVDKTSWILDVEKPAIRMASDFCHASTSISFHSINGSKPRVLCIFGGSSSGNDPAHIEAAKSLGRICQEHNIKIVYGGGTTGVMGAIASTLVDLSGPDAVHGIIPEALLKYEAKESGRHPKDPSYARYGKQTVVKDMHTRKRLMIQEVITGGEGSGFVGLSGGYGTLEELFEVVTWHQLGIHDRGVCLLNTGGFFDGLVNWLGNVVQEGFIGPEDASILSIASTAEGVVRCLDQTPEFSRKGELEWV; encoded by the exons ATGAGCCTTACGGTTGTTGACAAGACATCTTGGATCTTGGACGTTGAGAAACCTGCAATTCGAATGGCGAGCGATTTCTGCCATGCTTCAACTTCGATCAGTTTCCATTCTATCAACGGATCTAAGCCTCGGGTTCTATGCATCTT TGGTGGCTCATCATCTGGTAACGACCCGGCCCATATCGAAGCTGCCAAGTCACTTGGCAGAATCTGTCAGGAACACAACATCAAGATTGTGTACGGAGGCGGCACAACTGGAGTGATGGGCGCAATCGCAAGCACTCTCGTTGACCTTTCTGGGCCTGATGCTGTGCATGGTATCATCCCCGAGGCACTACTCAAATACGAAGCCAAAGAGTCGGGCAGACATCCCAAGGATCCTTCTTACGCCAGATACGGTAAGCAAACCGTTGTTAAGGATATGCATACTCGGAAGCGCTTGATGATCCAAGAGGTAATCACTGGGGGCGAGGGAAGTGGTTTCGTTGGACTGAGTGGTGGCTATGGCACTCTCGAAGAGCTCTTTGAGGTAGTCACCTGGCATCAGCTAGGTATCCATGACCGTGGTGTCTGTCTACTAAATACGGGCGGATTCTTTGACGGGCTCGTCAATTGGCTAGGCAACGTGGTTCAGGAGGGGTTCATTGGCCCAGAAGATGCTTCAATTCTTAGCATTGCTAGTACAGCCGAGGGGGTCGTCAGGTGCCTGGATCAGACACCCGAGTTTTCTCGAAAGGGTGAACTAGAATGGGTTTAG
- the FCK4 gene encoding putative alcohol acetyltransferase fck4 has protein sequence MRVGIIGEDSKQPQFVALSSVDFSQQVEEAEAAPSVDSVARNLEKLLLQPWPDLSKRPGWHVRVFREPNSGDKNVCRLRVCLTVHHAIYDGESTAKFHISLTDALNNPDPAVSLMMDKGLIVNLTDHLHDYPHPQEELIDFTANISWIVSQLWNMYAPSCLKPFAFQKWAGKPCNPDIQAVNIRYLSLSSVLTQAVVRRCREKKTTMTNLLNALCATSLARRAPLTKQQGFVNLTAISLRPWISDKVPFNTTYMSKCASSHAQEIGPDVLARVRQDGDANVWKLAVELRRDMKRRTDTMPHNDFSYLFRYVGDWRDILQARYGKPRRELWTLSNLGSNAVPASKGPWEMENILFAQFAPVFSSALAVNAASVEGGDMMVSFVWQDGILDTELVQGVRDDLEKWLYGLGKEGKLGISSI, from the coding sequence ATGCGCGTTGGCATTATTGGCGAAGACTCAAAACAGCCACAGTTCGTTGCCTTGTCGTCTGTTGACTTTTCTCAACAGGTTGAAGAGGCGGAAGCAGCACCATCTGTCGATTCCGTGGCTAGGAACCTAGAAAAGTTATTGTTGCAGCCATGGCCCGATCTTTCGAAGCGCCCAGGCTGGCACGTTCGGGTCTTCCGTGAACCAAACTCGGGAGATAAGAACGTCTGTCGACTGCGAGTTTGCTTGACCGTCCATCACGCCATCTACGACGGGGAAAGCACTGCAAAGTTCCACATATCCTTGACTGACGCTCTCAACAATCCTGATCCCGCCGTCTCGCTGATGATGGACAAAGGTCTCATCGTGAACTTGACTGACCATCTCCACGACTACCCTCACCCACAGGAAGAGCTCATCGACTTCACTGCAAACATCTCCTGGATAGTATCCCAACTCTGGAATATGTATGCACCGTCATGCCTCAAGCCATTTGCATTTCAGAAGTGGGCGGGCAAACCGTGCAACCCTGACATTCAAGCCGTCAACATTCGATACCTTTCGCTAAGTTCCGTACTCACTCAAGCTGTAGTTAGAAGGTGTCGTGAGAAAAAGACTACGATGACAAACCTTCTAAATGCGCTGTGCGCTACGTCGTTGGCGAGACGCGCGCCCCTGACCAAGCAACAGGGCTTTGTGAATCTCACAGCTATCAGCCTTCGACCGTGGATTTCCGACAAAGTGCCCTTCAACACGACTTACATGTCCAAGTGCGCATCATCACACGCGCAGGAAATTGGGCCCGACGTCCTGGCTAGGGTTAGACAGGATGGGGATGCCAACGTCTGGAAGCTCGCGGTTGAATTGCGACGGGacatgaagagaagaacagaCACAATGCCCCATAACGATTTTTCGTATCTTTTCCGTTATGTTGGCGATTGGCGTGATATCTTGCAGGCGAGATACGGAAAGCCGAGGCGGGAGCTATGGACGTTGAGCAACCTGGGCTCTAATGCCGTCCCGGCGTCCAAGGGCCCTTGGGAAATGGAAAATATCTTGTTTGCCCAGTTTGCGCCGGTTTTTAGCTCTGCGCTTGCGGTTAATGCTGCAAGCGTTGAGGGCGGAGATATGATGGTGTCGTTTGTATGGCAAGATGGAATCCTAGACACAGAACTCGTACAGGGGGTGAGAGACGACTTGGAAAAGTGGCTGTATGGACTTGGCAAGGAGGGGAAGCTAGGAATTTCGTCGATCTAG